Proteins found in one Candidatus Poribacteria bacterium genomic segment:
- a CDS encoding copper ion binding protein produces the protein MEKTKLKIGGMSCEHCVKTVTNALTELPGVRRAKVNLRKAEAVVHFDASHVTTANLTEAITAAGFEVI, from the coding sequence ATGGAAAAGACAAAATTGAAAATTGGCGGAATGTCCTGTGAACATTGCGTCAAAACTGTAACTAATGCACTCACTGAGCTTCCGGGTGTTCGGCGCGCGAAGGTGAATTTGCGCAAAGCGGAGGCTGTTGTGCATTTTGATGCCTCGCACGTTACCACTGCGAATCTTACAGAGGCAATAACCGCAGCAGGTTTTGAGGTAATATAG
- a CDS encoding Gfo/Idh/MocA family oxidoreductase, giving the protein MADIIKGAVLGYGAAFNMGRAHANMMQNTEGIECVAVCDIDPDRTTAAEEDFPGIRTYNTVEDLNADDGIDLVANVLPHSLHCSPTVASLKAGKHVIVEKPMCVTIAEATEMITTAEENGVMLSVHHNRRWDADFWTLRELVHSGIIGKVFNVEMWGGGYGRPNPDWWRSVKAISGGQFYDWGAHYLDWLLNVLEAPMINITGFYQPNLVWDDISNEDHVQAIIRFAGGEVVADGAMANIQMSNIAKIGGPRWKLLGSHGAITSEGNGFKVLSEVEGQPNEQEVGHHGRPGPSYYQNIVAHLNDGTPLLVTPESARRVIAVMDLAEKSAKTHQAETVPYEFE; this is encoded by the coding sequence ATGGCAGATATTATCAAAGGTGCCGTCCTCGGGTACGGAGCGGCATTTAATATGGGCAGAGCCCACGCAAATATGATGCAAAACACCGAGGGCATCGAATGTGTTGCTGTCTGTGACATCGATCCAGACCGAACAACGGCGGCGGAAGAAGACTTTCCGGGAATCCGGACCTATAACACAGTCGAAGACCTCAACGCGGATGACGGGATTGATCTCGTAGCAAACGTCCTCCCCCATAGCCTGCACTGTAGTCCAACCGTGGCGAGCCTTAAAGCAGGCAAGCACGTCATCGTTGAAAAACCGATGTGTGTTACGATTGCGGAAGCCACCGAGATGATTACAACCGCTGAAGAGAACGGGGTCATGTTATCCGTTCACCACAACCGGCGGTGGGATGCCGATTTTTGGACACTTCGTGAACTTGTCCATTCCGGTATTATCGGTAAAGTCTTTAACGTTGAGATGTGGGGTGGTGGTTACGGAAGACCGAATCCTGATTGGTGGCGCAGTGTCAAGGCGATCTCTGGTGGACAATTCTATGACTGGGGTGCCCATTACCTTGATTGGCTGCTTAATGTTCTTGAAGCCCCAATGATTAACATCACCGGCTTCTATCAACCGAACCTCGTCTGGGATGATATTAGTAATGAGGACCACGTCCAAGCGATTATTCGGTTTGCAGGCGGAGAAGTGGTCGCAGATGGCGCGATGGCAAACATTCAGATGTCTAACATCGCGAAAATTGGTGGACCGCGGTGGAAGCTGCTCGGTTCACACGGCGCGATTACCTCCGAAGGCAACGGATTTAAAGTGCTATCCGAAGTAGAAGGACAGCCGAACGAGCAGGAGGTCGGGCACCATGGCAGACCTGGACCGAGTTACTATCAGAACATCGTCGCTCATTTGAACGATGGCACACCTTTACTCGTAACACCGGAATCCGCCCGCCGCGTTATTGCTGTAATGGATCTGGCAGAAAAGTCCGCTAAGACCCATCAGGCAGAGACGGTGCCTTACGAGTTTGAATAG
- a CDS encoding PmoA family protein: protein MKNIFEVKVNAKTHLVVQSDTGRCLGGVGANFYRPFVFPFYTPAGHTVVQEFAFDHPFHNGIFVGQGPVHVGEREAGFWASPPRRSFTDKVFEKLGRMDTQKEVDITPHADGVQFVQNVVWRDENEEPLIDEIRTVNLFALDDATVCDMTSEKIASYGAATYPQTKFGSIGMRVEPRLLPVMGGIVLADNGRKGSVDVVHEGESDYVAYQNLLTGHGQFGVFMSILDENIRGPWFIRDYGMALYNPTWTDSVSTPAGERWKVALRYVAYDGELTAGRAEKWCLL, encoded by the coding sequence ATGAAAAACATTTTTGAAGTTAAAGTTAATGCAAAAACACATTTAGTTGTTCAAAGCGATACGGGACGTTGTTTGGGTGGAGTGGGTGCTAATTTTTATCGTCCCTTTGTTTTTCCGTTCTATACGCCAGCAGGACATACCGTTGTTCAGGAGTTCGCCTTTGATCATCCGTTCCACAACGGTATTTTCGTTGGACAAGGACCGGTGCATGTCGGCGAGAGGGAAGCAGGTTTTTGGGCATCACCGCCTCGCCGCTCCTTTACAGACAAAGTCTTTGAAAAGTTGGGACGGATGGACACGCAGAAAGAGGTTGACATTACCCCGCATGCCGATGGTGTTCAGTTCGTCCAAAACGTTGTCTGGCGGGATGAAAACGAAGAACCGCTGATTGATGAAATCCGGACTGTCAATCTTTTCGCGCTTGATGATGCCACAGTCTGCGATATGACGAGCGAAAAAATTGCGTCCTACGGTGCTGCAACATACCCACAGACAAAGTTTGGAAGCATTGGCATGCGTGTCGAGCCGAGACTTCTGCCTGTCATGGGTGGTATTGTGCTGGCGGACAACGGACGTAAAGGGAGCGTTGATGTCGTTCATGAAGGCGAATCGGACTATGTTGCCTATCAGAACTTGCTAACCGGACACGGACAATTTGGTGTTTTTATGTCAATCCTTGATGAGAATATTCGGGGTCCGTGGTTCATTCGGGATTATGGGATGGCACTCTATAACCCAACTTGGACGGATTCCGTATCAACACCAGCGGGTGAGCGTTGGAAAGTTGCGCTTCGATACGTCGCTTATGATGGAGAATTAACGGCGGGAAGAGCCGAAAAATGGTGTCTGCTGTAG
- a CDS encoding alcohol dehydrogenase catalytic domain-containing protein: MKAIVFEKIQQLRIHDKPIPALTTGDVLIQMDLCGICASDLAALRGDVSDYAPPVVMGHELAGVIVESRHPDVNIGERVTINPMLSCGVCAECQNDLDKYCNTIEGIGHDIDGGYAEYMRMPKHGVDTGKLIRVPDSIPPEELLFLEPLGCCLNAMQETLFKDSVAILGAGPIGLMFTQLAKRAGLVTYVVEPLPHRRTVAETLGADLTFDTSPEAVTQLQEITRGGVDTVISATTNDASAIALAFEIVRRGGCLNFFGLAPEGEELRVNLEEFHYAGHKLMASWAFSRASLEESKQLLIEKALNFEPLLTHRFPIAEGLAAFDNADAQRGIKTVVHP, from the coding sequence ATGAAAGCCATCGTTTTTGAGAAAATCCAGCAATTACGTATTCACGATAAGCCCATCCCTGCGCTTACTACTGGAGATGTACTTATCCAGATGGACCTCTGCGGTATTTGCGCATCCGACCTCGCTGCACTCCGTGGAGATGTGTCGGATTATGCACCACCCGTCGTGATGGGGCATGAACTTGCAGGCGTGATAGTGGAGAGCCGACATCCGGATGTCAACATCGGTGAACGGGTTACGATCAATCCAATGCTCTCTTGTGGTGTGTGTGCCGAGTGTCAGAATGATCTGGATAAGTACTGCAATACGATTGAAGGCATCGGACACGATATTGACGGTGGCTACGCCGAATATATGCGGATGCCAAAGCATGGCGTGGATACGGGTAAGCTTATCCGAGTCCCGGACAGTATTCCGCCGGAAGAATTGCTCTTCCTGGAACCCTTGGGATGCTGCCTGAATGCGATGCAAGAGACTCTTTTCAAGGATTCTGTTGCTATCCTCGGTGCCGGTCCCATTGGTTTGATGTTCACGCAATTGGCAAAGCGGGCAGGTTTAGTAACCTACGTGGTGGAGCCTTTACCGCATCGCAGGACTGTTGCTGAAACCCTCGGTGCTGATCTTACTTTTGATACCTCACCTGAGGCTGTCACGCAGCTCCAAGAGATTACCCGTGGTGGTGTTGATACTGTCATTTCTGCAACTACTAACGATGCTTCTGCAATTGCACTCGCTTTTGAGATTGTCCGCAGAGGGGGGTGCCTCAATTTCTTTGGGCTTGCCCCGGAAGGTGAAGAACTCCGCGTCAATCTTGAAGAATTTCACTATGCGGGCCACAAACTAATGGCTTCGTGGGCGTTTTCCCGTGCCAGCCTTGAAGAATCCAAACAACTCCTGATAGAGAAAGCACTCAATTTTGAACCTTTGCTAACGCATCGGTTTCCGATTGCAGAGGGTTTGGCAGCGTTTGATAACGCTGATGCGCAGCGCGGCATCAAAACGGTTGTCCATCCCTAA
- a CDS encoding deoxyribonuclease IV — protein MACKFPKLAIENMILGAHVSTSGGLHNAIKNGEELHCDTIQIFLRNPNRWQAKPPTAAIIEKFRDAWTESPIGDVIVHDIHLSNLASPKTEVLEKSRQQFQEQMELAHVLGLRYIVTHLGAHLNEGEAFGLKQLSQSFDFLFENVEASDVTILLETTAGQGTNLGYCFEHLRDVIGMSKYQDRFGVCLDTCHVFAAGYDLRTEADCEGTFNRFDDIVGLARLKAFHLNDAKSTYQSRVDRHEHIGDGNIGATAFAYILNDSRFAEIPLIIETPQMETMHKTNLATLRQLKA, from the coding sequence ATGGCTTGCAAGTTTCCGAAACTTGCGATAGAAAATATGATTCTCGGTGCACATGTGTCCACTTCAGGTGGGTTACACAATGCCATTAAAAATGGCGAAGAACTCCACTGCGACACGATCCAAATTTTCTTGAGAAATCCGAATCGGTGGCAAGCAAAACCGCCAACCGCCGCGATAATTGAAAAATTTCGTGATGCTTGGACGGAATCTCCCATTGGAGATGTAATAGTTCACGATATCCACTTGAGTAATCTTGCCTCGCCGAAAACGGAAGTGCTTGAGAAATCCCGCCAACAGTTTCAGGAGCAGATGGAACTTGCGCATGTACTCGGTCTCCGCTATATTGTTACCCACCTCGGCGCGCACCTTAACGAAGGCGAGGCGTTCGGCTTAAAACAGTTAAGCCAGAGTTTCGATTTCCTCTTTGAAAACGTTGAAGCATCGGATGTCACTATTCTCCTTGAGACCACCGCTGGACAAGGCACGAACCTCGGCTACTGTTTTGAACATTTGCGCGATGTTATCGGTATGTCAAAATATCAGGATCGGTTCGGGGTCTGTTTGGATACATGCCATGTTTTTGCCGCTGGTTATGACCTACGGACCGAAGCTGACTGCGAGGGGACGTTTAATCGGTTTGATGACATCGTCGGCCTTGCACGATTAAAGGCTTTTCATCTCAACGACGCAAAATCAACCTATCAGAGTCGTGTAGATCGGCATGAACACATTGGCGATGGCAACATCGGTGCAACTGCATTTGCATATATCCTCAACGATTCTCGATTTGCGGAAATTCCACTCATTATTGAAACGCCACAGATGGAAACTATGCACAAGACAAACCTGGCGACTTTGCGTCAACTAAAGGCGTAG
- the obgE gene encoding GTPase ObgE — protein MDTAKIQVKAGDGGNGCISFRREKYVPRGGPDGGDGGNGGNVVIIATLGMSTLIDLRHNPRQVAEKGGHGTGKQRDGADGANRVVRVPTGTIVRDLETAEPLADLTEPDETVVVARGGIGGKGNARFKSSTFQAPRVAEKGEPGEEREISLEVKLIADIGLVGYPNAGKSTLLARTSAATPKIAAYPFTTLRPNLGVVRINREQNFVLADIPGLIEGAHKGAGLGHQFLRHIERTKMLIHVIDLSATDGRDPIKDYEQLNLELRHYNELLTKLPQIIALNKIDMPEAAANLERVQTYFGKRKVFPISAVTGEGVNPLMQQAYRSLQYLEARAREEAETTIVFEQDFPAEPRARFELSETTEGFIVSGAEPRRAVLMTDMENEQALILLYRKLKKMGVINALERAGAVEGDTIQIDEFEFTYSPRAMQSG, from the coding sequence ATGGACACAGCAAAAATTCAGGTGAAAGCAGGCGATGGCGGGAACGGATGTATCAGTTTTCGCCGAGAAAAATATGTTCCTCGCGGCGGTCCTGACGGTGGGGACGGTGGCAATGGCGGGAATGTTGTTATCATCGCTACTTTGGGGATGAGTACGCTGATCGATCTGCGTCATAATCCTCGCCAAGTCGCTGAAAAAGGTGGACACGGTACTGGCAAACAACGAGACGGTGCTGACGGCGCGAATCGCGTTGTTAGAGTGCCAACTGGTACTATTGTTAGAGATTTGGAAACGGCGGAGCCGCTCGCGGATCTGACGGAGCCTGATGAAACTGTTGTTGTTGCACGCGGGGGAATCGGTGGTAAAGGGAATGCTCGTTTTAAAAGTAGCACGTTCCAAGCACCGCGTGTCGCCGAGAAGGGTGAACCGGGAGAAGAACGCGAGATAAGCCTTGAGGTCAAACTCATCGCTGATATCGGGTTGGTCGGCTATCCAAACGCCGGTAAATCAACACTGCTGGCGCGAACATCTGCTGCAACACCGAAAATCGCGGCGTATCCGTTTACCACACTCCGTCCGAATTTAGGGGTCGTCCGCATCAATCGGGAGCAGAACTTTGTGCTTGCAGACATCCCCGGATTGATAGAAGGCGCGCACAAAGGCGCGGGCTTGGGACATCAATTTTTGCGCCACATTGAGCGCACTAAAATGCTGATCCATGTCATCGATCTGAGTGCGACAGATGGACGGGATCCGATCAAGGACTACGAGCAACTCAACCTCGAACTGAGGCATTACAACGAACTCTTGACAAAACTCCCACAAATTATTGCCCTCAACAAGATAGATATGCCGGAAGCTGCAGCGAATTTGGAACGCGTCCAAACGTATTTCGGTAAGCGAAAGGTCTTCCCGATCTCTGCGGTTACAGGTGAGGGTGTGAACCCTCTCATGCAGCAAGCCTACCGTTCGTTACAATACCTCGAAGCACGTGCCCGCGAGGAAGCGGAGACGACAATTGTCTTTGAACAAGATTTTCCCGCAGAACCGCGCGCACGGTTTGAACTCTCTGAAACCACGGAGGGTTTCATCGTCAGCGGGGCAGAACCGCGCCGTGCTGTCCTCATGACAGACATGGAAAACGAGCAAGCACTCATCCTATTGTACCGAAAGTTAAAAAAAATGGGAGTGATTAACGCACTGGAACGCGCAGGTGCTGTGGAAGGAGACACCATTCAGATTGATGAATTCGAGTTCACCTATAGCCCACGGGCAATGCAATCCGGTTGA
- the proB gene encoding glutamate 5-kinase — protein sequence MNSSSPIAHGQCNPVEQRACLSDVRRIVVKVGSSTISEGANLNEDALHGLVHDLALVKQDGVEVILVTSGAIAAGWPQLGLKQRPQTLPLLQAAAAVGQIQLMAVYEELFRNYGQQAALMLLTRDDFSNRERYTRMNDTMRALLHLGVIPIINENDTVAVDEIKVGDNDTLSAYVTNLAQAQLLVILSDQAGFYTADPRHNQNSELIHTVTSISEGIWQAAGTAGTTSGTGGMVTKLRAAEIVTSSGEMMVMAHGREPLVVTRLLKGELLGTLFLSQTRISGRKRWIAYSRPPKGRLFVDNGARDALVQGGKSLLPAGIHRVEGNFDYSDTVSCLTENGVEFARGLVNYNAIETAKLAGKHTKDIENILGYRDYDEIIHRDNLVLLD from the coding sequence ATGAATTCGAGTTCACCTATAGCCCACGGGCAATGCAATCCGGTTGAGCAACGTGCATGTTTGTCAGACGTGAGACGTATTGTCGTAAAAGTTGGTAGCAGTACCATTTCAGAAGGTGCGAATCTCAATGAAGATGCACTCCATGGGCTTGTCCACGATTTAGCACTCGTTAAACAGGACGGTGTGGAAGTTATCCTCGTCACATCTGGGGCGATCGCCGCAGGCTGGCCACAACTCGGTCTAAAGCAGCGACCACAGACGCTACCGCTCTTACAAGCCGCTGCTGCTGTTGGACAGATCCAGTTGATGGCGGTTTACGAGGAACTATTTCGCAACTATGGGCAGCAGGCCGCCCTCATGCTCCTTACACGCGACGATTTCTCTAATCGGGAACGCTACACCCGCATGAACGATACGATGCGCGCCCTTCTCCATCTCGGCGTGATTCCGATTATCAATGAAAACGATACCGTTGCTGTTGACGAAATTAAGGTCGGTGATAACGATACCCTCTCTGCTTACGTGACGAACCTCGCTCAGGCACAACTCCTCGTTATTCTGTCAGATCAGGCAGGATTTTACACCGCAGACCCAAGACACAATCAAAACTCGGAATTGATTCACACTGTCACATCTATTTCAGAGGGGATATGGCAAGCCGCTGGAACTGCTGGTACAACGAGCGGCACTGGCGGCATGGTGACAAAGTTGCGTGCAGCAGAAATTGTCACCAGTTCAGGAGAAATGATGGTGATGGCACACGGACGAGAACCGCTTGTTGTCACAAGACTCTTGAAAGGTGAACTGCTCGGAACACTATTCCTGTCTCAAACCCGTATCTCTGGACGCAAGCGATGGATCGCCTATTCGCGTCCTCCTAAAGGCAGACTCTTCGTTGATAACGGCGCACGAGACGCGCTCGTGCAAGGTGGGAAAAGTCTACTGCCTGCTGGCATCCACCGTGTGGAGGGCAACTTCGACTATAGTGACACGGTTTCATGTCTCACGGAAAATGGTGTGGAGTTCGCACGCGGCTTAGTAAACTACAATGCTATAGAGACCGCCAAACTCGCAGGGAAACACACGAAGGATATTGAAAACATTCTCGGCTACCGCGATTACGATGAAATCATACATCGGGATAATCTTGTCCTGCTGGATTGA